From the Chiroxiphia lanceolata isolate bChiLan1 chromosome 6, bChiLan1.pri, whole genome shotgun sequence genome, the window GGTGGGCATTAATTTGCACATCTTCCAGTTGTTGGCAGTGGACCTCTTAGGGGAGCATTTGAGGAccctgaggcaggagggagaacaAATCTGAAGGAGACAGAACATTCACCAGAACATAGGAAATCTATCAAAATGGGGGCATTCAGACTGACTCACTATTGTAGGAAAGCTTTCCGCTCTTACCCTGATGAACATTTTATCATCATACTGACATTGAATCAGAATAGTAACGATTTCTCTGGAAATTTCACtggcagaggaagaaggaaagattcCTCTCCTGTCATTGGCACCAGCAAATCACCAAACTTCCACCAAATaccagtttttctttccctccccatgATGTCTTAAGCTCCTGTCATCTTACAAACATTGCCGTGTCCTTTCATTTCTCACTCCTCTTCACTGTCCTGCTCCACAActttttcatgctgtttctCATCTCTTGGTTTCTCAGGGTGTAGCTGAAGGGGTTGAGCCTGGGCGTGATGATGGTGTAGAAGACAGAGACCACCTTATCCGCCGGGCAGGTGGCAGAAGGGCACAGGTAGATGAAAATACAGGGCCCAAAGAACAGGGTGATGGCCATGATGAGGGAAGAGCTTGTGTCTAGAGCTTTGAGCCACCCTTTGGGAGAGTGTGTCCTCAAGGAAAGCAGGATAGCAGTATAGGATACTGCAAGGACAACAAAAGAGCCCAGGGAAATCACGCCACCGCTGACGGCTACGCCAACACTGCTGGTGTAGGTGTCAGCACAGGCCAGCACCAGCCAAGAGTGGACATGGCAGAAATAGTGGTCCAGCCCATTCTTGGGCCCACAaacaggcagctggaggagcagcagggtcTGCAGCAGGGAGTGCACAAAGCCCCCAGCCCTGAGGCTgccagcaggcagctgcagacGTGCGGGCTCACGACGCTCGTGGAGTGGAGTGGTTTGCAGAGGGCGACGCAGCGGTCATAGGCCATCACCATGAGAGGAAGATCTCAGTGCACCCAAAGAAGTGGGCCCCCAACAGCTGAGCCATGCAGCCTGCAAAGGAGATGGTCCTCTCCTCCATGAGAAGGTCATGGATGAGTTTGGGAGCTGAGACAGTGCAGTAACTGATGTCTACAAAAGACAAATAGCTGAGGAAGAAGTACATGGGAGAGTTCAGCAGGGCACTTGTCTTTATTGTCATGATGATGAGCAGGTTTCCAAAAATGATAGTGgtgtagaagagaaaaaagaacaagaagcaGACTTCTGCTCCTGTCCTGTCTTATGTCAGTCCGTGGAGGATGAACTGGGTCcagttgtttgtgttttccatAGACACCACTCAGGCAGGACCTGGAGCCCAGAAAAGAGACAACAGGAGTGACATCAGACCTGGGGCAGGATCAGAACATACACAAACTGACCTCTGGCATGTtaaatattcagcttttttttttttcctgcatttttggGACAATTTCAATTTCAAGTCAATACTTTCGTAATGGAATAACAGTGCTATCTGAGTCAGAATGTATTCTTGACATAAGTAAGAGCAAGTTCAGATTATTTTGTTGAGAAGGGTGGTAAAAATAAGAGGCAGGTGCTGGACTTAGTCCTGAACAGCTCCTAAACACACCTGTAGTGACACTGGGGGAGTTTATGAGCTGTTGGTGACCCTCCTTTCctgacaaacacacacaaattcaCCTTTGCAGCATTGCCACGCACTACACAAGGATCACTACACAAGGATCACTACTGTGTGATATCCCTGAAGTGCTCAAGACCACAttgggtggggcttggagcaacccaaTCTAGtcaaaggtgtccctgcctctgGCAGGGGGAGTCAGAACAATATGAGCTTGGAGGTACCTTTCATctcaaaccatcctgtgattctaaaGCTGTaattgagggggtttttttctcaattgTAAAATGGACCCCACAAAAGCCACTCaccagaaatgctgcttttcaagGGCAGGATTTCAGCCAGGCCTGAACAAAACCAAGGGACAATCTCCGAACATTTCCACTGAGAGCTCTCTTGCTGTCACTCCTCTGAGCACCTCCCCAAAGCACTTCAGGGGGTTTCATCAGAATATCTCAGCTGCAATTTGCTGCTTAGAAGTTGTGAAAGCAAGTGGAAATCTCTGCCAACTCTG encodes:
- the LOC116789070 gene encoding LOW QUALITY PROTEIN: olfactory receptor 4S2-like (The sequence of the model RefSeq protein was modified relative to this genomic sequence to represent the inferred CDS: inserted 2 bases in 2 codons; substituted 1 base at 1 genomic stop codon), which produces MENTNNWTQFILHGLTXDRTGAEVCFLFFFLFYTTIIFGNLLIIMTIKTSALLNSPMYFFLSYLSFVDISYCTVSAPKLIHDLLMEERTISFAGCMAQLLGAHFFGCTEIFXLMVMAYDRCVALCKPLHSTSVVSPHVCSCLLAASXAGGFVHSLLQTLLLLQLPVCGPKNGLDHYFCHVHSWLVLACADTYTSSVGVAVSGGVISLGSFVVLAVSYTAILLSLRTHSPKGWLKALDTSSSLIMAITLFFGPCIFIYLCPSATCPADKVVSVFYTIITPRLNPFSYTLRNQEMRNSMKKLWSRTVKRSEK